One segment of Shewanella piezotolerans WP3 DNA contains the following:
- a CDS encoding methyl-accepting chemotaxis protein, producing MKTAILDINIVALQLRRNEKDFLLRQDDKYRKSFEDNYIKITALIDQLDTRMQQISVADLQASFEQYKRHFLALVGSMKQRGLDKDSGSYGQLRAATHDLEALLYQQKQTDNLVTLLTVRRHEKDYMLRQDEKYLDALFEQLAKLQASVDDTPEISSSITSYQRAITRYKNLDLAIGLTPEEGLRGKMRQSTHRAEALLSESTTALSQYIERQSRWAFWLSLVIFLLVSFGLTLLIIRLSKSITEPIAVAVKSINNIITKRDFTLRLVKQSNDEFGDIIEAINKFIAFTQQINVSVSELRDVTLAVEKNAVISQEKLLQQQGKSEFVASSSLELEYSVDEIVKSTNTTAETAAKIALQAANGKSQLDMMHSHLSSNTDSLISSVNSIGLLEEKCSNINSFIDEIKSIADQTNLLALNAAIEAARAGEHGRGFSVVADEVRSLAGRTQESTEQITHIIGELQLITTSVVTDVGHIKDASINNLQDVSNSSKMLEEVIEEVESIHNMTTGIATAVEQQSVAIRTINANITTIKDNCTELSTQAKTNRETCLLANEKTLQLGVF from the coding sequence ATGAAAACCGCAATTTTAGATATAAATATTGTTGCATTACAATTACGTCGTAATGAAAAAGATTTCCTACTGCGTCAAGATGATAAATATCGGAAAAGTTTTGAAGATAATTACATCAAGATCACCGCCCTTATCGATCAACTCGATACTCGAATGCAGCAGATAAGTGTCGCGGATCTTCAAGCCTCATTTGAGCAGTATAAGCGCCATTTTTTAGCCTTAGTCGGTTCAATGAAGCAAAGAGGGCTAGACAAAGACAGTGGTAGCTATGGTCAATTGAGAGCTGCTACACATGATCTCGAGGCTTTACTTTATCAGCAAAAACAAACTGATAATTTAGTGACTTTACTTACAGTTCGTCGCCATGAAAAAGATTATATGCTGCGCCAGGATGAAAAGTATCTTGATGCATTATTCGAGCAACTCGCTAAGCTGCAAGCCTCAGTAGATGATACTCCAGAGATTTCAAGTTCAATTACTTCCTATCAGCGTGCAATTACTCGCTATAAAAATCTAGATTTGGCCATAGGGTTAACGCCAGAGGAAGGATTGCGCGGTAAAATGCGTCAATCGACTCATAGGGCCGAAGCATTACTATCTGAGTCTACTACAGCATTATCGCAGTATATTGAGCGCCAGTCTCGTTGGGCTTTCTGGCTTTCATTGGTGATTTTCTTATTGGTTTCTTTTGGTTTGACACTGCTTATTATTCGATTAAGCAAGAGTATTACAGAGCCGATTGCCGTTGCAGTAAAGAGTATAAATAACATCATTACCAAGCGTGACTTTACACTTCGACTAGTAAAACAATCAAATGATGAATTTGGCGATATTATTGAAGCTATCAATAAGTTTATCGCTTTTACCCAGCAAATTAATGTTTCTGTCAGCGAGCTTAGAGATGTCACACTGGCTGTAGAGAAAAATGCAGTCATTAGCCAAGAGAAATTGCTACAACAACAAGGTAAGAGCGAGTTTGTCGCTTCCTCTTCGTTAGAGCTTGAATACTCTGTCGATGAAATAGTTAAAAGCACGAATACTACGGCTGAAACTGCGGCAAAGATAGCGCTTCAGGCGGCCAATGGGAAATCACAACTCGATATGATGCATAGCCATTTATCGTCGAATACAGATTCCCTGATCTCTTCTGTAAACAGTATCGGTCTCTTGGAGGAGAAATGTAGCAATATTAATAGTTTTATAGATGAAATTAAGAGCATTGCCGACCAAACAAATCTATTAGCTCTCAATGCGGCAATCGAAGCGGCAAGGGCTGGTGAGCATGGTCGTGGCTTCTCTGTCGTTGCAGATGAAGTTAGATCACTGGCTGGACGCACACAAGAGTCAACCGAGCAAATAACTCACATTATTGGCGAGCTGCAATTGATTACCACGAGTGTTGTCACTGATGTAGGGCATATTAAAGATGCTAGCATAAACAACCTACAAGACGTTTCTAATTCTAGCAAGATGCTAGAAGAGGTGATAGAGGAGGTTGAATCAATACATAATATGACCACCGGTATCGCAACGGCAGTTGAGCAGCAAAGTGTTGCTATAAGAACAATTAACGCGAATATCACGACGATTAAAGACAATTGCACAGAGTTGAGTACACAAGCTAAAACTAACCGAGAAACATGCCTTTTGGCTAACGAAAAAACGCTGCAGCTCGGTGTTTTTTAG
- the ycfP gene encoding alpha/beta hydrolase YcfP, protein MILYLHGFDATSPGNHDKMRQLQFIDQDVRLVSYSTQHPKNDMQYLLNEVSKHIAASDDKSPLIIGVGLGGFWAERIGFLNSIKSVLINPNLAPQDNMGDKIDRPEEYADIANKCVKDFRGLNQGKALCILARNDEVNNNVDVADCLQDYYSVVWDEEQSHKFSSLATQLNRIKAFKSA, encoded by the coding sequence ATGATCCTTTATTTGCACGGATTCGACGCTACAAGTCCAGGTAATCACGACAAAATGCGCCAATTGCAGTTTATTGACCAAGACGTACGCTTGGTAAGCTACAGTACCCAGCATCCTAAAAACGATATGCAGTATTTGCTTAATGAAGTAAGCAAGCACATTGCCGCCTCTGATGATAAGTCACCTTTGATAATTGGTGTTGGTTTAGGTGGATTTTGGGCTGAGAGGATTGGTTTCTTAAACAGTATCAAATCTGTATTGATTAATCCTAATTTAGCGCCTCAGGACAATATGGGCGACAAAATTGACCGTCCCGAAGAGTACGCCGATATTGCTAATAAGTGCGTTAAGGATTTTCGTGGTCTTAATCAGGGGAAAGCACTGTGTATATTGGCGCGAAACGATGAGGTTAATAATAATGTTGATGTCGCTGACTGTTTGCAAGATTACTACAGTGTAGTGTGGGATGAAGAGCAGAGTCATAAATTCAGTTCATTAGCTACACAGCTAAATAGGATTAAGGCCTTCAAGTCTGCTTAA
- a CDS encoding acylphosphatase, which produces MKRVIIKITGKVQGVSFRQSTLAQATALGLTGYVSNLTDGSVQVLAQGSYPAVDKLIRWCETGAPMASVDNVYVEDDEADDIYLDFSIVQL; this is translated from the coding sequence ATGAAGCGTGTCATCATTAAGATCACTGGAAAGGTTCAAGGTGTCTCTTTTCGTCAAAGTACCTTGGCGCAAGCAACAGCGCTAGGTCTAACAGGTTATGTGAGTAACCTGACTGATGGTTCGGTGCAAGTGCTTGCTCAGGGCAGTTATCCTGCGGTGGACAAATTGATTCGTTGGTGTGAAACCGGCGCGCCAATGGCAAGTGTTGATAATGTTTATGTTGAAGATGACGAGGCAGATGATATCTACCTCGACTTTTCAATTGTACAGCTCTAG
- a CDS encoding peptidoglycan binding protein CsiV, whose protein sequence is MFRLSTHKLMLALAASLLSSLSATAIAQEERWFEVEIYLYEHNSPTVEQWSDKAVKPRQRKTVDFITPLVSTDLTAVNMGLNGCTSTDWATDSLNCNEQLNSNNQVKSLTDIPMVIAAAEPATAHLGDGAVLLAESQSQFKEIIATLKREKGNKSLMHMTWQQSMLPRNRAIPIKIYSGHDFSNEYEQNGQPLQNSDISDDLPQFDFMSIGFLAEPQKPVWKLDGTLNIYLEHYLFIETAFYLREEGEKTVTLTHRDNPSSTGIDSKPEVESVTSPFLYSIPMKQNRRVRSDEVHYFDHPKMGMIIQIRKMEHPTAKGSEEEKDSISNANPEPSLLNE, encoded by the coding sequence GTGTTTAGACTTTCTACACATAAATTGATGCTTGCACTTGCAGCAAGTCTACTTTCGAGCCTGTCAGCCACAGCTATCGCCCAAGAAGAGCGTTGGTTTGAGGTTGAGATCTATCTGTACGAGCATAATTCTCCTACGGTTGAGCAATGGTCAGATAAAGCCGTTAAGCCTCGTCAACGTAAAACCGTCGACTTTATCACTCCATTGGTAAGTACTGATCTAACAGCGGTTAATATGGGCCTCAACGGTTGTACTTCTACAGATTGGGCAACCGATAGTCTTAACTGTAATGAGCAGCTTAACTCAAACAACCAAGTTAAAAGCTTAACTGATATACCTATGGTGATTGCAGCGGCGGAACCTGCAACTGCACATTTGGGAGATGGCGCGGTATTGCTGGCAGAGAGTCAAAGTCAGTTTAAAGAGATCATTGCAACGTTAAAGCGAGAGAAAGGCAATAAGAGCCTGATGCATATGACATGGCAACAATCGATGTTGCCAAGAAATAGGGCAATTCCAATCAAAATTTACTCAGGCCATGACTTCTCAAACGAGTACGAACAAAATGGTCAACCGTTGCAAAACAGCGATATTAGCGACGATCTGCCACAGTTTGATTTTATGAGTATTGGTTTTCTAGCTGAGCCGCAAAAGCCTGTGTGGAAGTTAGATGGAACCTTGAATATCTATCTTGAGCACTACCTGTTTATTGAAACGGCATTTTACCTGCGTGAAGAAGGAGAAAAGACCGTAACGTTAACGCATCGTGATAACCCTTCCTCAACGGGTATAGACTCAAAGCCAGAAGTAGAGTCTGTCACTAGTCCATTTTTATACTCGATTCCGATGAAGCAAAATCGACGTGTTAGAAGTGATGAAGTACACTATTTTGACCACCCTAAAATGGGGATGATCATTCAGATCAGAAAAATGGAGCACCCTACAGCCAAGGGCTCTGAAGAAGAGAAAGACTCTATTAGCAACGCCAACCCAGAGCCCTCCCTTTTAAACGAGTAA